One Sulfurimonas sp. HSL-3221 genomic window, TCTTCGAGATGCTCTCGGACAACGACGACAAGGCCCTGGACGGCTACCTCTTTACGCTCTTCGACCTCGAGATGGTCGACCGGGCCAAAGAGCTGCTGCACATCACGGCGGAGAACGAATACGTTCTGTTCAAAGCCTACGCCGATCTCAAGGCGTGCAACAAGCATTATGACGTCAAGCGTTTTGCGAACATGATGCTGCAGAATTATTCTCCGAAGGCCTGACAGGCCTTCGGAACTTATACGGCAGCCGGGCAAAACAAGGGTACCGCTCGCGTAGCGATGTTTCCTCGAAAACAAGGGTACCGCTCGCGTAGCGATGTTTCCTCGAAAACAAGGGTACCGCTCGCGTAGCGATGTTTCCTCGAAAGCCCGGACACCTACGCTGACGCTGAGTCCTCCTCGGCGGAGAGCTCGTACCCCAAGGGCACTTCTTCCAGAGCGCACACTTTCTCACCCCGTTTTTTGCTAAAATACGCGTATGATTTTAAAAGACATTCTTGATTTCTCCAAACCTCTATATGTCCTCGCGCCCCTGGCGGGCTATACCGATCTGCCGTTTCGCAGCGTCGTGAAAAAGTTCGGCGCGGATCTCACCGTCAGCGAGATGCTCAGCTCCAACGCCCTGGCCTACGGCTCGCAGAAGACCCTCAAGATGCTCGAGCGCAGTCCCAACGAGGACCCTTATTCGGTCCAGATCGCCGGGGCCGATACGGAGATCGTCCGCCGCGCCGTCGAGATCCTCAACGCGCAGGATGACATCGACATCATCGACCTCAACTGCGGCTGCCCCGTCCCCAAGGTCGTCAGCCACGGGTCGGGCAGCTCTCTGCTCAAAGACCTGCCGCAGATGGGGCGGATCATCGAGACCATCAAATCAACGTCGAACAAGCCGCTCACCTCGGTCAAAATCCGCCTGGGATTTGCCGAGAAGAATCACCTCGAGATCGCAAGGATCGTCGAGGAGAGCGGGGCGGACTTCCTCGCCGTGCACGGGCGGACCCGGGCGGGCAAGTTCAAGGCGGAGGTCGACTACGACGCCATTGCCGAGATCAAGCAGGCGGTCTCCATCCCCGTGATCGCCAACGGCGACATCGACAGCTACGAGAAGGCGCAGTGGGTGCTGGAGCATACCAAGGCTGACGGCGTCATGATCGGCCGCGGCGCCGTCGGCGCGCCGTGGATCTTCCACCAGCTCAAAACGGGCAGCGCGACCATCGACCCGATGATCCGCTACGAGATCATCATGGAGCATTACGACCGCATGATCGAGTTTTACGGCGCGCGGGGGGTCCCGATGTTCCGAAAACATATCCATACCTACTCCAAGGGGTACGCCGGTGCCTCCGCCCTGCGCAACGACGTCAACCGCATCGACGACGTGGCGGCGTTTAGGAGCCTCATCGATGGCTTTTTCAAAGAGAGCCGCTACGTCGGGGAGGCGACGGAGGCGTCGTCGATCGCCTGCGCTTACGAATAGGCTGAGGGGCTTTTCCTAACACTTCCCTAACACTGGCGTGCTACACTCACTGCAAAGGGGAGGAGAAACGCATGCGAATCCTGATGCTGGAGGACGATGCCGTCCTCGCCGAACTGGTCGGCGGCTACCTCTCCCGCCATTTCCGTGTCGATATCGTCTCCGAACTGGGCGATGCACTGGCGTATATCGAGCGTTACTGCTACAGTGTCGTCCTGCTCGACCGCAATATAAACGGGGTCGACGTGGGCATGTCGCTGATCGAAAAGATCAAGCAGCGAAGCAGCGAAACGGGAGTGATCGTTGTCAGCGCCTACGACGCCATCGCGGAGAAGATCGCGGGGCTTAACCTGGGGGCGGACGATTACCTCGACAAACCCTTTGACAACGCGGAACTGCTGGCGAGGGTGCATGCGCTGGCGCGCCGACACCAGGGAGCGCCCCATGTCGAAGTATGCGGCCTGACATGTGATATGCTGGGCCGCTCCATCCGCAGCGCGGGGGAGGAGATCGTACTCAGCCGCAAAGAGAATGACCTCTTCTTCTACCTTCTTTCGAAGCAGGGGCAGATCATCTCCAAGGACGAACTGCTCGACGCCCTCTACGTCAATCCGCAGAATATCGCCTCCAACACCATCGACGCGACGGTCAAGAACATCCGCAAAAAACTGCCCAAAGCGATTATCAAGACCGTCAAGACGCGGGGGTACGTCATTGAAAGGGAGTAGAAGCCTGCAGCGGATGGTCATTTCGTACTTTCTGCTCAGCAGCGTCGTCACCTTCGCACTGCTCGGGAGCTATGTCGTCTACCGCTACCACGCCGAGCTTAAACGCAATCTGCGGCAGTCGCTGATCGTGTTGTCCGAGGACGTCGTCCGCCATAAATTCTACCTGAACGACGCCGAAACGATCCGACAGAACTTCCATCTGCTCGAAGCCTACCACAGCGCACCCTTCGTCGATCACTTTGACGATCTGACCTTCACAATGACCGAGACCCTGCCGCCGGAAGCGGAGGAGGTCGCCGTCGTCTCCGTACTGCCCGACGGCCGCTACCTGAAGGTGCGTTCGAATACCCTGCGGATCGAACAAAAAAGCCGTGACCTCGCCCTGCACCTGGCGGCCGTATTCGGGCTTTTCCTGCTGCTGTTCGTCCTGCTGTTCTGGTTATATCTGACGCGGCTGCTGCGCCCGCTGCACTGCCTGGTAGGCTACTGCCGCTCCGGTGCCGGGGATGAAAAAGCGCTGCCGTCGTGCAGCGGTCCGGCGGAAGTCAACGAGCTGAAACATGCGATCATCGCTTTGCAGCGTGCCAACCGGTCGCTCTGCCGGGAAAAACAGAACATCTTCAAGGAGGCGGCGCACGAGATCAAAGCGCCCATCGCCGTGCTCAAAGCGCGTCTGTCGCTCTTCGCCGAGGATGACGCCTTCGAAAAAGTGCGTTTCGTCGCCGAGAGCGAAGCGGACATCGCGACGGTCAGCAGCAAGCTCAAAGAGCTGATCTTCCTCAAAGAGATCGAGTGGGATATGCGCAAGGGGAGGGAGGACGTGCCGATGCAGGAGCAGTGTCGGCTGATGCAGCAGGTCTTCCAGCCGATTCTGGAGAAGAAAGGGTTGACGATCGTGTCGAACTTCGAGGAGGATTTCACCCTCTACATCCACAAAGCGGCGATTCTAAAGGTGCTGCAGGCCGTCTTTGAAAACATCTTCATGCATACGAAGAACGACACCGCCATCCGCACGATCGTCGATCCGGACAAAAAGCGGCTGGAGATCGTCAACGAGATCGGCACCAAAAGCGACGAGACCCTTTTTAGTTCCCGCATCGGGTCCCGGATGATCAACCGTCTCGCCGACAAACTGGGGTACCGTTATGAGACCCGAAAGCATGATGGCCGCTTCAGCACGCTGATCACCTTCGATGCGGTCGAGCAGGAGCGTGATGCGCAGTAGCGTCACCCTTGCGGCGGCATGCTGCCGTCGCTTCACCGCAGATTGACTCTGCGAACTCCTTTACAGATGTAACCCCCACTTTACCGTGCCTCCTGTATAATCGCGCGAATCAACACACGGGGCGGCAGATGGCAGAGATTATCGAACTTGTATTTTTGGGCATTGGCGTCGGCGCGCTGTCGGGCTTTTTCGGTATCGGCGGCGGGACGATCCTGGTCCCCGCACTGCTCTTCATCGGCTTCGACATGAAGAGCGCCGTCGGTATCTCCGTCGTGCAGATGGTCTTCAGCTCCATCTACGGCAGCTACCTGAACCTGAAAAAGGGTACTCTCGACGTCAAGATGGTCCTGGCTATCGGTGTCGGGGGCGCGGTCGGGGCCCTGGGAAGCAGCTTCATCGTCAGCGCCCTTTCCGGACGCACGCTCGAGTGGATCTTCATGGGCTTTGTGCTCTTTGCCCTGGGGCGGCTCTTTTTCAAGACCGTCGATCACGACCAGGAGATCAAAAAAGCGCACCCGGTGCTGCTCTTCGTCATCGGCCTGCTGCTGGGGGCTTTCTCCATCTCCATCGGTGTCGGGGGCTCCATTCTGCTGGTGCCTATTCTGGCAGGCTTCTTGCATGTGCCGCTCAAGAATGCCATCTCCGCCGGCCTCTTCTTTGTCGTCTTCTCCTCCATCTCTGGGCTCATCAGCCTCTCGGCGGGCGGCTACGTCGACTACTACCACGGCGTCATTATCGGGGTCGCGTCGATGGCGGGAGTCTTCGGCGGAATCTGGCTCAAGCACGTTGTGCCGGTCAAACAACACAAACTCCTGATGATCGCCTTCTACCTGGTGGTCATCGGATACTTCTTCTACAGATTGGTGGTGAAGCATGGATAAGATAACGATCACGGGCGCGCGGGAGCATAACCTCAAGGATATCTCCCTCGAAGTGCCGAAGAACAAGCTGGTCGTCTGTACGGGGCTCTCGGGCTCGGGCAAATCGACCCTCGCTTTTGATACCCTCTATGCCGAGGGACAGCGCCGCTACATCGAGAGCCTCTCCAGCTACGCCCGCCAGTTCCTGGACCGCATCGGCAAGCCCGACGTCGACAAGATCGACGGCCTCACCCCCGCCATCGCCATCGACCAGAAGACGACCTCCAAGAACCCCCGTTCGACCGTCGGGACCATTACCGAGATCTACGACTACCTCCGCCTGCTCTTTGCCCGCATCGGTGTCCAGCACTGCCACCTCTGCGGCAAGGAGATCTCGCAGATGTCCGCCGCGGATATCATCGAGCAGGTTCAGAAGCTCCCCGAAGGCTCCAAGGCCGTCATCCTTGCTCCGCTGATCCGCGAGAAGAAGGGAACCTTTGCCGACCTGATCGAGGGGCTGCGCCACAAAGGCTTCGTGCGGGCGATGGTCGACGGCGTCATGGTCCGCCTCGACGAGGAGATCGAACTCTCCAAAACGAAGAAGCATACCATCAAGGTCGTCATCGACCGTGTCGTCATCAAGGATGAGAACCGTGACCGGATCGCCCAGGACGTCGAAAAGGCGCTCAAGGAGAGCTACGGCGAGGTCGAAGTCGAGATCATGAACCATACCGAGATGGACCTGACCGCGAACATCATCCACTACAGCGAGCACAACGCCTGTTTTGACTGCAAGGTGAGCTTCGAGCCCCTCGAGCCGCTCAGCTTCTCCTTCAACTCCCCCAAGGGTGCCTGCCCCGAGTGCGACGGCCTCGGCATCCGCTACGCCCTGGACCACGACAAGATCATTGACGGGGATCTCTCCATCGAGAAGGGTGCCGTCAAGATCGTCTACGGTTTCAACAAGGGGTACTACTTCACCTTCCTCAAAGGCTTCTGCGAGACGGAGGGGATCGACATCACCGTCCCGTTCCGCGAACTGGAGGAGCACCAGAAGAAGGCCATTTTGCACGGCAGCATCAACGAAGTGACCTTCAAGTGGAAGAACCACCTGGTGAAAAGGATCTGGCCGGGGATCATCCGTATCGCCTATGACATGTTCAAGGACGAGAAGGATATCCAGGACTACATGAGCGAGAAGGTCTGTAATGTCTGCGGCGGCCACCGCCTGCGCCGGGAGAGCCTTGCCGTCGACGTGGCGGGGCAGAAGATCAGCGGGGTCATTGCCCAACCCATCGAGGATACCTACCGCTGGTTCACGGCCGAGGACACCTTCGCCTTCCTCGGCGAACAGGACCGCATGATCGCCGCGCCCATCCTCAACGAGATCCGCGAACGTCTCTTCTTCCTCTTCGACGTCGGCCTCGGCTACCTGACGCTGAGCCGCGACGCCCGGACCATCAGCGGGGGCGAGGCGCAGCGCATCCGCATCGCCAGCCAGATCGGCAGCGGGCTGACGGGTGTCATGTACGTCCTCGATGAGCCCTCCATCGGCCTGCACGAACGCGACACCCTCAAACTCATCCGGACCCTGCGCTCTTTGCAGGAGAAGGGGAACACCGTCATCGTCGTCGAGCACGACAAGGAGACGATCGAACACGCCGACCACATCATCGACATCGGTCCCGGGGCGGGGCAGTTTGGCGGGGAGGTCGTCTTCTCGGGCTCCCTCAAGCAGCTCATGAAGGCAAAGACGGAGACGGCGGCCTACATGACGGGCAAGAAGAAGATCGAGTACTTCTACCGCCGCGAGCAGACGGAGTGGATCGAGATCAAGAACGTCACCATCAACAACATCGAGGACCTCTCCGCCCGCATCCCGCTGCAGAACCTCGTCTGCGTCACCGGCGTGAGCGGCAGCGGCAAGAGCTCTCTCATCCTGCAGACCCTGCTGCCGACGGCGCGGGAGCTGCTCAACCGCGCGCGCAAGGTGCACACCGTCGCCGGCGTCGAGATCACGGGGCTGGAGCAGCTCGACAAGGTGATCTACCTCGACCAGAGCCCCATTGGACGCACCCCGCGCTCGAACCCGGCGACCTATACGGGGCTGATGGACGAGATCCGCAACCTTTTTGCGAAGACGAAGCTCTCCCAGATCCGCGGTTACACGGCGAGCCGCTACAGCTTCAACGTCAAGGGCGGCCGCTGCGAGAAGTGCCAGGGGGAAGGGGAGCTCAAGATCGAGATGCACTTCCTCCCCGACATCATGGTCAAGTGCGACGCCTGCGGCGGCAGCCGCTACAACCCGCAGACGTTGGAGATCGAGTACAAGGGCAAGTCCATTGCCGACGTCCTCAACATGAGTGTCCAGGAGGCGTTGACCTTCTTCGACGCCATCCCG contains:
- the dusB gene encoding tRNA dihydrouridine synthase DusB, which codes for MILKDILDFSKPLYVLAPLAGYTDLPFRSVVKKFGADLTVSEMLSSNALAYGSQKTLKMLERSPNEDPYSVQIAGADTEIVRRAVEILNAQDDIDIIDLNCGCPVPKVVSHGSGSSLLKDLPQMGRIIETIKSTSNKPLTSVKIRLGFAEKNHLEIARIVEESGADFLAVHGRTRAGKFKAEVDYDAIAEIKQAVSIPVIANGDIDSYEKAQWVLEHTKADGVMIGRGAVGAPWIFHQLKTGSATIDPMIRYEIIMEHYDRMIEFYGARGVPMFRKHIHTYSKGYAGASALRNDVNRIDDVAAFRSLIDGFFKESRYVGEATEASSIACAYE
- a CDS encoding response regulator transcription factor, with the translated sequence MRILMLEDDAVLAELVGGYLSRHFRVDIVSELGDALAYIERYCYSVVLLDRNINGVDVGMSLIEKIKQRSSETGVIVVSAYDAIAEKIAGLNLGADDYLDKPFDNAELLARVHALARRHQGAPHVEVCGLTCDMLGRSIRSAGEEIVLSRKENDLFFYLLSKQGQIISKDELLDALYVNPQNIASNTIDATVKNIRKKLPKAIIKTVKTRGYVIERE
- a CDS encoding sulfite exporter TauE/SafE family protein, coding for MAEIIELVFLGIGVGALSGFFGIGGGTILVPALLFIGFDMKSAVGISVVQMVFSSIYGSYLNLKKGTLDVKMVLAIGVGGAVGALGSSFIVSALSGRTLEWIFMGFVLFALGRLFFKTVDHDQEIKKAHPVLLFVIGLLLGAFSISIGVGGSILLVPILAGFLHVPLKNAISAGLFFVVFSSISGLISLSAGGYVDYYHGVIIGVASMAGVFGGIWLKHVVPVKQHKLLMIAFYLVVIGYFFYRLVVKHG
- the uvrA gene encoding excinuclease ABC subunit UvrA gives rise to the protein MDKITITGAREHNLKDISLEVPKNKLVVCTGLSGSGKSTLAFDTLYAEGQRRYIESLSSYARQFLDRIGKPDVDKIDGLTPAIAIDQKTTSKNPRSTVGTITEIYDYLRLLFARIGVQHCHLCGKEISQMSAADIIEQVQKLPEGSKAVILAPLIREKKGTFADLIEGLRHKGFVRAMVDGVMVRLDEEIELSKTKKHTIKVVIDRVVIKDENRDRIAQDVEKALKESYGEVEVEIMNHTEMDLTANIIHYSEHNACFDCKVSFEPLEPLSFSFNSPKGACPECDGLGIRYALDHDKIIDGDLSIEKGAVKIVYGFNKGYYFTFLKGFCETEGIDITVPFRELEEHQKKAILHGSINEVTFKWKNHLVKRIWPGIIRIAYDMFKDEKDIQDYMSEKVCNVCGGHRLRRESLAVDVAGQKISGVIAQPIEDTYRWFTAEDTFAFLGEQDRMIAAPILNEIRERLFFLFDVGLGYLTLSRDARTISGGEAQRIRIASQIGSGLTGVMYVLDEPSIGLHERDTLKLIRTLRSLQEKGNTVIVVEHDKETIEHADHIIDIGPGAGQFGGEVVFSGSLKQLMKAKTETAAYMTGKKKIEYFYRREQTEWIEIKNVTINNIEDLSARIPLQNLVCVTGVSGSGKSSLILQTLLPTARELLNRARKVHTVAGVEITGLEQLDKVIYLDQSPIGRTPRSNPATYTGLMDEIRNLFAKTKLSQIRGYTASRYSFNVKGGRCEKCQGEGELKIEMHFLPDIMVKCDACGGSRYNPQTLEIEYKGKSIADVLNMSVQEALTFFDAIPKIKAILKTLNDVGLGYITLGQNAVTLSGGEAQRIKLSKELSRKDTGNTLYILDEPTTGLHFADVDRLTQVLHHLVELGNSVLVIEHNLDMVKNADYIIDMGPEGGSKGGRIIAVGDPETVASMADDTGSYTGEYLKKELPAQ